The Aspergillus nidulans FGSC A4 chromosome VIII genome contains the following window.
GCGCACCCCGCTCGCGCCCGTTACCAAAGCCATAGCCGCTACTCCAtgttgacgatgaagacgatccGTATTCTGACATCGAGACAGCTCTCTTGCCCGCTCCAGGCGCTTCCGCTTTCCCCGCCGCGTGCGCTGCTTTTTCAGAAGGCACCAGCAGGCCCCCGATAAGCCCGCTCACTCCCCGGcgccgccgtctccgtcGGAATAGCTCTGTAAGACCTAGTTTTCCTTCCCGCGACCGCTTTGCAAGCCTCGCCTGTCGCTGGACGAGCGCTCGATATACTCTCGCTTGCGCCCGGTGTCGAAAGGCGGGGATAATCTCGTGACGGAAATTCCAGAGCCGGAGGTGTGCACGGCGGCCAGCGTAGGGTCCGAAGATGAGACGGAAAAGTTGTGAGAATTTGCCTCTAGGTTTCTGGCTTGGGAAGCGACGAGGGTGAGGGAAAGGTTGGTGCGGCACTGGCCACCTCACGGAATTAGGCGGCGGACGCCAGCGACGTAGGAATGATTTTGGAGCCAGGTTCGAGGAACTTTAGAGAATACCGACGTAGGATAATCAACTAAGAGGGATAGTCGAGGAGTCTGTGTTTCCAGGCCTTGGTTAGCGTGATTGAGTTGATGTTTGCTCAGCgcagacaagctcgaggcAACAACGGCTGAGGCGGCGACAAACCAAGAATGCCTTTCAACGAGACCTGCTCGGAGACGACGATGTCGCAGCGTTTCAATTATCTGTGCCGCTGTAATAAACGACTTGGGGAGCAAACCTTCTAGCTGAGCTGTCCAGGCTGGTTCTGATAAAGTGTGGGGAAGGCACAGGGGCTGATGTTGAGTGATGTTTCGGTTCCTCCGCCTTTCTAGGTAGCGCGTTTGCTACGagattatatataattttcGCACACCTTCATCGTCCTTAGCCAAGGAGGGCATCCCTCAATACGTGATTGGCcctgtatagcattttcCGAGTATCATTAAAGGTTACTTCAAGGATCACCGTATGCATTTTACTTTTCTGAAATGGACTATCTCGCTATCATATATGCTGATAGATGCTCGGTCACTCGTCCTTGTTTTATCACTAGCCAACTTCCCTGACCCTTCTCTCCAACAACTCAgttttctccatctcctttgcGAAGCAGGGCAGTGCGATTGCGGTGTCATAAGCCTCCATCCAACGATTGAAAGTACGTCTTGGGAAAGGAGGGAGATTCCTGGAGTTGTCCGACCTTGTCGACGGATAATCCAATGGCTCTCTCTGAACAACCTTTGCACGCCCAGGAGCGGCTCCATGAAATAATCCCCGAGCCGACCGTGTGGAGGTTGAGCGATAAGCCTTAAAATTGAAGTTTCAAGAAGAATCTGGCATTGGCCCTTTGCTGCCGTGAATGGCTTTAGGGCGTCTCTGCGCTTCTTCACTTCTAGACAGACAACCATCCAGAACGAACAGTGATGGCAGTGAGTTTGAAACTTTCATGTTATCCATAGTTAGCACCAGTTGCCGTTGGAAATAACGAAAAGCGGAGGTAATGTTGATGCTGTGTGAGAAGCATCCTCATCAATCTCGTCGTGTAATGTAGAATATAACTGAGCTCTGGTTAATTCCATGGGGAGAGTATCCATGGCAAGATAGGATGCTTgcaggagcagatcaaaCGTCTGTACGGCCGGGTCTAGCGTAACGCTAGCATAGAATCGCGCAAGACTTCAGTCCCGAAGCTGGTTTAATATAATCGTGTTTGATGTTGACGCGTGAAATGAACTGGTCAAGTCTCGTGAGGGGTTTGCACGCAAGGCCCCGAAATGCGCATCTGTGCGAATGGTTGTTGTCCGTTGGCTAGGTATTGACACCGTTGGTTGAACCAACTATGGGCGTGAAAAGGCATTGGTTGACAAAATAAAGTGAGTTTCTGCTTCTATATCCATGCCGGGTTATGTGAACAATATGGTACATATATAGTAGGGTGTTGCGTCAGATATACACTCAGACTGACTCGCTGTCTTCTGCATAGTTTACTGTCTTCGTCCGTCGACTTCGACGGACTCCATCGCTCTTAGCCTGCGACTGAGGCGGCTTTGCATCATCGGACAGTTCTATGTCGGAAGCCGATGGGGTCGATGGATCAGGCGACGATGCTTTGCGCTTTCTGCTGGTGCGCTTCTTGACGCTTGGGGACCGCTCAGCGGCTTTCGTAGTTTTGGTCGGGGTGCTAGGAGTGACCAGGGCAGCATCAAGCTCCCCGTCTGGCTCTCGTGGTGGGGCCTTCTTGTTAGACTTGGGGGTCTTTAGAGCTTTGGTTCGCACAATCTTCTTTGGCCTCAACCATTCTTCCATTCCTGGAGGCCAGTAGACCCTCCGCTCCGGGCCACCCATGCCGACTTCCTCTTCGGGAACAGTCTTTGGGGGCGGCACCTGTGCTTCAAGGTCGACAAAGTCgccatttttcttcttcgacttccgcGGCGGTTTGAACGGCTTATTCTCGTCGGTGCGCACATAAGGCAGAATATTATTGAAAAGATCATGTCCTGGTAGCTTATACGTCCTCATCAGCTCAAAAACAGCCTGCTCCTTATCCTTGGCTTCAATCATCAGATCCATGGTAGGATCACAGGGAGGAAGAACCCGGACGCGATCACTGTGCTTTCGGCGTTGACGGTTGGTGATGGCGGCAGAGACAGGCTCGGAATAGTGCATTTTCTGTGTAATATTCTTTCTTGTCCACGTAGCCTTGATCCGATCGTAAAGGTTCATGATGTCGAGAGTGCCCTCTCGGAGCTGGGAAGAGTCGAAGATGATATTGTGGTGGTGATAGTCCAGGACGAGCGGAATATTCAGCTCCTCACAGATTGGAAGCAAATCATGTACCGACCAGCTCACGTCGTCGTTCTCCAGAACCAAACGGTTCTTGATGTCCTGCGAGAGCTTCTGGTAGTTCTGCCGAAACCGATCCAAAGTCGCCTCCTTGTCGCCGAAGACACCACCCATGTGCAGGATCATTACCGCATCGCGGTCTTGTTGCGCAGGCagcttgagaagctgcagCATCTCCGAATGGTACTCCAAATCGCGAAATGAGTTCTCAAGCACTTCTTTTCGGGGGGAGCCCAGCTGGGTGAACTGGCCGGGGTGCACAGTCACCCTATGGCCAAGCTCAGCGACAAGACGCCCGACTTCGCCAAGCGTCTCGGAGGCAAAAGGAGCCAACTTGTATCCATATTCTTTATGGCTGGCAAATGGAAACATCTCACTGCTGATACGCATAAACTTGATTCCGTACCGATCATTCCAGCGTATCAGTTTCAGCAGATCGCGAGCATTCGCCAATCCCAGAGCTTCCACATATGCCTGGCCTCGTGCGATGTCAGCAGGCTGTGACCGGTCCGGCCGGTTCTTGGTGGCATGCGGCGGCTGTGAAGGATCGGAAAGCGGATGTCGGTTCTCAAGGATAGAGGCTATACGACAGGTGCGGGAACAGAAAACGGGCGGGTTCGAGTATCTTAGGTAGGTATTGAGGCAGGCCTACAAAGACATTCGTATTAGATGGAAGCACGAATACAATATTGAAGGGCATACTCACATACCCCAGCCTGCCTTTCcagggaaggggaagataGTTGCTATTGACGGGCGGGGGCCGTGAAAGGGCTTcctgaagctcttcagcctcaaccGGCACATCCTCGTCCGATTCAGGATCAATTGGCGCAACGTCAAGCTTTCCGTTCGTGTCTCCCAAGTCGCCCCCACCTAATGAGCTCTCGAGCTGTTCATTTTCCGTTTTCACTGGTGTATCCGGAGCAGGTGTTGCTGCCATTGCGCGGGATGGGCCCAGTGACCGAGCTGGGAATCGGGTCCAAGGCGAATTGACTGTCGTCGCAAGCTTTGAGACAGATCGGCTTGTTTTGGAATGCGATGGGAAACCTGCCACGCTATAAGTACGACATTGAGGGCGAGAATCTGGCCTGCTCGTAGCGGCGATCGGGATCGCCACCGTAACGCGAGTCATCATCCATGACCGCAGCGATGGAGAGGTGTGGCGAAACCGGGCTGGGCCGGATTCCACGGCGCTGTGGAAACAGGCGGCATGCTGGATGAACCTCTCCTGAGGGAGGTAGCGTATAAACATTCAGTGCGGTTGAGCGATGGACGAGAGTAATTAGAATAACAAGATTCGAGTAGTGTTCAAACGAAAGTTTCGAAGTTGTGGTGACCCCAGTGCATCGTGGTGCGCATATGAGTGGGAAGcgatcgagatcgagatcggTGATGGAGCAgagcgatgacgatgacgcAGAGAAGAATGAGCGAGAGACCGAACTGGAAAGACTGGCTGAACTTCGGTCGGACAGACCTTGCCCCTGCGTGAGTTGAAAGTACAGCAGGGCTTGAGCGGTAGAACGCGAAGACGCGAGAAGCTTAGCGTTGCGCGTGTTCTCCCGTTAGTGGAGGATGAGACTAATTCTGCCTAATCTTATCGTAGCAAGCTCCTATACAGAACCTCCAGTGTTACTCCAACCTGTCGTTTTCCGTTTCCTCTGACAAGATTCTGCTCGTTCTCTCGAAAACATTCCAATTGCATCAGTTGCATTTCAGACTTTTGTCTATCCTATTGTTTTCACAATGGCTGTTTCGAATACTACTAGACACATCAATTGCACGAGAGCGGTGCCCGTTAACAGCCCGTCTACAAGGGAGCAATTCAAGAACTTGAAACAATGTTGTGAATAACAAAAGCTTCTAGGCTCCTTCCTGCTCTCTCGTGACATTCCATTGTGTTATGGAATAGCTTCTCCTGGTCCGGTGTTATGCCCATTGTTTACGCCAACATTCTTTACGCGGCGATCAGAGCCAACGAGCTGCCGTCCCAGATGGACACGCCATGGCATTCAGCGTccctgctgaagaaggttTACAGCATACCAGTGGTCCAGGGCTGTTTATTTAAGATGCTGTTCTCTACGACTCCGGCTGCGCGGCACCGgcatcttcttgctcttctgggGATCTGGACTATACAGAAGCAGTGTTATCACACCTCTTCTCTGTACCGAGACCGTCTGTGTCCATTGAGCCCATTAAACATTGTCACTCCTTAGGGCTATTCATCTTTGTTATACATTCAAGTGCACACCAGATATTGTCACAGTCGGATCTGCAGTATAAAGGACTTCAGATTCAACCCGGGCCTCTAACCTGACTTCTCCAGTTAGCTCAGATCTTGCTTCTAGTTCACAGCCTGGTGCTTCCAATCGTTCAGACAAAGCAGCTTCGTTTCGAATCTCAACACGTTATCAAGATGAAGAACTTCCTTCTGACTGCCGCCCTGCTGGCCTCGTCCGCCTACGGACACATTCAAATGTCCAAGCCGTACCCTATCCGCAGCCCTCTCAACCAGGCAGCCACCGGTGAAAAAGATTACTCGTACACCAATCCTTTGTCTACCTCCGGCTCTGACTACCCTTGCAAGGGCTATGCCAACGACCCCTTCAACTCCGTCGCCACCTACAGCCCGGGCTCAACCTACGACCTCGAGCTCTCCGGCAGTGCCGTGCACGGCGGCGGCTCATGCCAGATCGCACTCTCCTACGACAAGGGCGAGACGTTCCAAGTCATTCACTCCATGCTCGGCGGCTGCCCCATCACCAAGAGCTACAAGTTCACGATTCCCGCAGACGCCCCTTCCGGTGAGGCTCTTCTGGCCTGGAGCTGGTTCAACAAAATCGGAAACCGCGAGATGTACATGAACTGCGCCCAAGTCACTGTTGGCAGTAGTGCGCGTCAAGAGGGCTTCACGGCCGTGTCTAAGAGCCAGGCATTCAGCAGCCTTCCACCGCTCTTTATCGCCAACGTCAACGGACCCGGTCAATGCACCACTATAGAAGGCGAGGAGGTCAACTTCCCCATGCCTGGGCCTTCCGTTGAAGGAAGCCTCTCTGGCACGGGCTACAAGTGCTCCGGTTCTGCTCCTTTCCTCGGCACCTCCAACTCTCCCAATAGTGGTTCCGGCTCTTCAAGCTCCGGATCTTCGACCAGCGCCAGTACCAGCCCTACCAGCCTCACCCATGCGCCCGtcacttcctccaccaccgccgtgccattcccttcctcttcagtgGCATTACCCTTGTTGCCCTCTGTTGGTACATCCAGCCAGCCGAACCCAACTCTCCGCCCTGAAATCTCGCTTCCAGATGACTCAACCTGCGTCACCGGTACTATCATCTGCTCCGAAGACGGCAATAGTTGGTCGCTTTGCGATCAGGGCTTCCCTGTGCACATGGGCAGCGTTGCTCCAGGAACTCGCTGCACCCACGGCGCTATGCACCGTGCTGACTAAATCGAGATATGAGGTGGATCTAGGGCTATGATATATCTCAGAAGTCTTACGTTGGAATAGCAGCTCCTCTGCAGTTACGGCTTGGCTGTCTTGGTCTAGTGGCTGTACATTAAATGTACTTCTCTTTTATGCCTGTAATGCTTCCAGGCTTTATCACTCTGTCGATCTTTCTTATCTATCCTTCAAGTTCTTCCTTTGCGGTGTCTTATtcaaactttttttttctttcgttcGTTTCTTGTTTCCATTTATCTTAGTTGCATATTCCACTTAATGTTCTCTTGATGTAAAGGTAGTCATATGACGCTACCTCTACACTTATGCAATCATCAATTTCTCCTTCAGTGTCTTAAACCTGCTACGTAACTTACATTGTTAGCGCTTTTAAAAACTATGCTTGCCCATATTAGAGTTGTCCAAGGTCAAGATTGATGCGGTGCTTTGGGACGGTTCCCTGACCCTAGGTAAGTACAACATTATCCTTCACCCGGAGAACTGTCCTGTGCTGCCCATTCAAAGAGTGTATGAACAATTAACATTGCATAGATCGCATGGTAGGAGATCGACGAGCCGCTCTACACTGCGCGTTGCATCTCAATAAACGCCTCCGGCTCTAGGCATCAACTGCAGTCAAAATTCAGCATAGCCGGAtgaggaaaggaagcagGCGGCAGCCAGGTGCTGGGAGCTCTTAACCATATCCCAGAGTATGCAGGGGAAACTCACGTGGTAGTTAAAAGCTCAACGCCCCTTGAAGCTTTATCAGCGCTCCAGCTGCAATTTCAACCTGCAATCATCATTCACTACAGATAGCGTCGATCCACTCCATCAAATACGCcccctccatctcctccgcttTCCCCTGCAGCCCCATTGTTATCGTCATTTCTTTGACGTGCGCTTGTTAAATGCCTATTGTTCAGGTACTTCCCGCCATCAGAGCTTGTCTGGAAACCCTGGGTCGATTGTTCGCATTGGCGGCTCCCTGCTATGGCGTGTACCCACCATTTGACATTGTTTCTCTCAGGATCTATTTGGTCACTTCGATTCTCTTTAAACACAATCAGGAAAACACAGGCGTTTGGTGCGTCCGCCAGCATATTGACAAGGGTTGGAGGGCAATGAGCAGCTGAAATTCCAAAAAGAAGCCAGAAAATCTATGCATCCTACAGTCGGCGATCACCAGAGAACAAATCCTGTTTCACCCAAATTGACATTAATCCCGGCTTTTTTGGAATAAacaggcagagaagatgcagGAGGGACATGATGGTGGTGCAGTGCTGCAGGCTGTTGTGTTAGTTCTCCCAAGATATTGACTCACTTGTTTTGCTTATTATCCCATTGACAGATGGGACCTGCAGGAACTTTTGTGTCTAACCGTGGAACATTGCCAGATATCCCCTTACTCTCTGCCCAAAGCTCCTAACATCGGACTACAAACGCCAGATCAGCGACTTTGCTTTAGATTGATGACTAAAAGTTCACCCTGACATAGCAATGTGATATAGGGCTACCAGACTACAGCAGTAGCTACCATGTTGAGCTTGGCGCCTTGGAATGATGGGGTATTCCATTCTGACAACTCAGTCAAGGACGACTTCGCCATCACAGACTCCAGGGTAAACCAGCTGGGAAGAGAGTGCTCTACACTGGTCTGTAACCCGCCGGCAGATTTAAACAGCGGTACTACCGTCATTCGTCACTGGGTGGGTAGTGTCTCGATATTGGATGGTCTAGTTTCAGGGTGTTAAGGggaatttcttttttttttttttttttttttttcacaAGTCATTGATCTAAAGGTGCAGCAATGCCTGATTGCATCATGGAACATGctctttttcctcctccttcggaATACGGACCCAAATCAACACAATGAACGCCGCAAGCAACTGCGTTGCAAACGCAAACCACCAGATATCCCTGAGCCCCTTCAACCCTATACCTCCCGCCGCGTCACGATCGACTCTCGTTCCAATTGCATCGGCGATACTTGTCATAATCGCAGACGACAGATTCTGGTTGGTTACCAGAAGACTCGCGGCACTACCCTGGTACGACCTCGAGACGTTACTCGTGATGAAGATTGATGCGGCTGCAAAGGCTAGATCAGGACCGAAAGTGACCAACACAACACCGGGGAAAGAGAGCGCCCAGTAATTTGTGTTGGGTGTCTGAGGGATGAAGAAAACAGGCCCCATCGTGAAGGCGAACATAGCTGCAGTATAGATATAATGGCCTGGGAAGATATGCAAGGTGCGGCTGACAACCCAGGTGGCGAAGATCCCGACGAGGGCATTGGGGATGAAATACAAAGCGACGGTTATGGGAGCGGCACCTTGGATGCGCAGCCAGAACTGGGTGACATAGAACTGCCATGCACCGAAGAAAGAGCCGAAACCGAAGAAGTATGCTGCCATCAACGCCGTGAATCCTGGGGTGCTCCAGAGCCGGTTCGGTATAAGAGGGCGTGGGGCCTTTCCTTcccagaggaagagggcgacGAGCAGTAAGACCccaacgatgatgaggacgtaGGTATATGGAGACCAAGATGCAACGGGGCCCTGGGTTAGCCCGAAAAGAAGGCAAACACAGCCTCCAGCCGCGCATGCAGCTCCTATATAGTCGAACTGTCGGA
Protein-coding sequences here:
- a CDS encoding putative extracellular protein (transcript_id=CADANIAT00002072); translation: MKNFLLTAALLASSAYGHIQMSKPYPIRSPLNQAATGEKDYSYTNPLSTSGSDYPCKGYANDPFNSVATYSPGSTYDLELSGSAVHGGGSCQIALSYDKGETFQVIHSMLGGCPITKSYKFTIPADAPSGEALLAWSWFNKIGNREMYMNCAQVTVGSSARQEGFTAVSKSQAFSSLPPLFIANVNGPGQCTTIEGEEVNFPMPGPSVEGSLSGTGYKCSGSAPFLGTSNSPNSGSGSSSSGSSTSASTSPTSLTHAPVTSSTTAVPFPSSSVALPLLPSVGTSSQPNPTLRPEISLPDDSTCVTGTIICSEDGNSWSLCDQGFPVHMGSVAPGTRCTHGAMHRAD
- a CDS encoding UV-endonuclease UVE-1 (transcript_id=CADANIAT00002071), with translation MAATPAPDTPVKTENEQLESSLGGGDLGDTNGKLDVAPIDPESDEDVPVEAEELQEALSRPPPVNSNYLPLPWKGRLGYACLNTYLRYSNPPVFCSRTCRIASILENRHPLSDPSQPPHATKNRPDRSQPADIARGQAYVEALGLANARDLLKLIRWNDRYGIKFMRISSEMFPFASHKEYGYKLAPFASETLGEVGRLVAELGHRVTVHPGQFTQLGSPRKEVLENSFRDLEYHSEMLQLLKLPAQQDRDAVMILHMGGVFGDKEATLDRFRQNYQKLSQDIKNRLVLENDDVSWSVHDLLPICEELNIPLVLDYHHHNIIFDSSQLREGTLDIMNLYDRIKATWTRKNITQKMHYSEPVSAAITNRQRRKHSDRVRVLPPCDPTMDLMIEAKDKEQAVFELMRTYKLPGHDLFNNILPYVRTDENKPFKPPRKSKKKNGDFVDLEAQVPPPKTVPEEEVGMGGPERRVYWPPGMEEWLRPKKIVRTKALKTPKSNKKAPPREPDGELDAALVTPSTPTKTTKAAERSPSVKKRTSRKRKASSPDPSTPSASDIELSDDAKPPQSQAKSDGVRRSRRTKTVNYAEDSESV